From Methanomassiliicoccales archaeon LGM-RCC1, one genomic window encodes:
- a CDS encoding amino acid adenylation domain-containing protein: protein MFRLSKVQYGIYAECIQNPDSTRYNIPAIERMPDHMDVDRLVRAVDALVEAHPGLRTRVFADDSGQLVQELDCEVHAIVKDMSDEEFDSVKDDLVVPFDLAKGPLARFEIYRTPSGNYLFMDIHHLIYDGSANKVLARDLGDAYKGKPLEKEKFTMQDEVAYEDSKTDGEKAEAKKFYASFLDGIETDSLPPRDVYSDTPSQGRIVQPFHIDEERFRALRKEVGTNRTAFFITVMGVLTARMAGKDNSFITSVHNGRRPENEDTINMFVRTIPVYTDISKGSIRDIISTTYQRLEGTYRNDSMSYIELAQEFGLNADITMAYQKDVSKLKFVEGYDGNVERIYNKKYVSGAAMTFEVVDADSKTGDYVIDLSYRADMYTEGMMKALLRAYIKLAQELLVKERLDEIDLMDDESAEIIDGFNQTDVDQDLTVTPYDMIRKWMKETPDSVASVFKEEQITYGQMDSVTSAIAACIHSKGIGREDFVSILIPRGQLMVTASIGVLRAGAAYQPLDPSYPKERLNFMVKDSGAKLLIADRSLRDILDEYNGDVLFTDEIPSLKPSDEEYEHKPQDPFTILYTSGTTGTPKGCILENRNLTSFLNHHQRHFQIDENSRAITYASYGFDASMMDIFTTLCFDAHLYIIPEEMRLDIMAMDRYFTENQITHAFMTTQVGRQFVTMTECKTLKHFSLGGEKLVPVNPPEWLDFVNLYGPTETTVYVTYQQVKDDNPLCPIGRPNDNIKAYIMDKNGRQLPVGIPGELVVAGPQVTRGYLNRPDKTSEVFIVNPFCSEQKYRRAYRTGDIVRWLPDGAIEYIGRNDGQVKVRGFRIELTEVEKVIREFPGIKDATVAAFDAPSGGKFIAAYVVSDSKIDVNELNSFIAERKPPYMVPAVTMQIDAIPLNVNSKVDKRKLPKPEIQAEDLTPPENDVQQKIFDIVKGVIGTDAFGVDTDLYAAGLTSITTIQLNVLLFKEFGVDMQIKGLKENSTVRKLEKLIGSRSPSKTYEQKDSYALSKTQEGIFAECIANPGSTVYNIPLLFKISKDLDVEKLRESLVKAVNAHSFIRTRIFLDSSGDVQQSREDKEDYGVADIPVEKVDDLEKAKSNLCKPYNIIGDRLFRLRILETQSERYLYIDMHHIISDGTSMNNFLDSVSRAYAGEELEKEKFSGFEVVMSENEARTPEALDKAKTYYDNLLGGCETDILPRTDLYSKDKGLGSVVTDGASTDEIQKYCSEKGVTVNGMMCSVFGFVLSKFCGTEDPVFATVYNGRDDSRTAETVAMMVKTMPVVCHVKGKTQDYVRGISQQLMDSMSNSVMSFAEINKEFGVKSDMLFVYQGAMFGFETICGAPAEQIRLSSDLVKSPITFMLSEVKGKLHYECEYDKALYSHGFVESLVDAFDTAVEGFLKRDELADVTVLSDRAAKVLEGFDQTGAEQDLEVPPYMMIEKWMKETPDSIAVAYKDVRMTYKQLDEISRKICVLLESKGIGKEDFVSVLVPRSEWIALATVGIIRSGAAYQPLDPSYPKERLNFMVKDSGAKLVIVDRKLREIIDEYQGDVLFTDEIADLPDGTPKGTVCGPLDAFTILYTSGTTGTPKGCILENGNVKSIINHYTRNLEGSNKMRTASYASYGFDANMMDIFTSLCNGGELHIIPEDMRLDLPEVDRYFVDNGITHGFMTTQVGRQFVTMTKCKTLKHFLVGGEKLVPVNPVPWVDFVNIYGPTETSVYVTSHRVKDDNPLCPIGRPTDNTKAYVVDRNGHLLPVGALGELYVAGPQVSRGYLNRPDKTSEVFIKNPFTNDPYYSRAYRTGDIVRWLTDGTIECIGRNDGQVKVRGFRVELTEVEKVIREFPGIRDATVAAFDSPAGGKYIAAYVVSDSKVDVEALNRFIGERKPPYMVPAATMQLDRIPLNVNSKVDKRKLPEPTLDSSRMEGRMPKSEAEKKLCEIFATVLGLEKVYADDDFFAIGGTSISASKLVLNCMNAGFPLVYKNIFDNPTPEQLARFITKQEPAAGGEEPKEEVVADEGPLSANVADRLDEISSHSPKKIMLTGCTGYLGSHVLYELLRRNVKEVFCLVRSGKGQTSEERLKSMFMYYFGGMFNESVLEKVKVLDCDITDKDLYDKVKDLDFDTIINCAAIVKHFAADDSIDRVNVGGVVNLIDVAKRKNAMLVQISTESVAGESVNGSVPIDKKMKENELFFGQNLENKYAHSKFMAEKAMIDAIPSGLRAKIIRVGNLMSRDSDGEFQINFDTNAFMKQMRSYVKLGFFSVTDMDIEVEFSPIDMVAKAVVILAGTPDQFTVFHVNNCHKVHMANVLKVMRDNDMPVEVVSKKVFDQRFMEALKDESKGEYVSGLISYLGNAGESRRFIAADEIYSIKALYRLGFSWPIISEQYIDRAFKALKSMRFFK from the coding sequence ATGTTCAGATTAAGTAAGGTACAGTACGGGATCTACGCAGAGTGCATTCAGAACCCTGATTCCACCAGATACAACATCCCCGCCATCGAGAGGATGCCGGACCATATGGACGTGGATAGACTCGTCAGGGCCGTTGACGCTCTGGTGGAGGCGCATCCCGGACTGAGGACCAGGGTGTTCGCTGATGACAGCGGTCAGCTGGTCCAGGAACTGGACTGCGAGGTGCACGCGATCGTCAAAGACATGTCCGACGAGGAGTTCGATTCTGTCAAGGACGATCTGGTCGTGCCCTTCGACCTTGCGAAAGGCCCTCTGGCCAGATTCGAGATCTACAGGACCCCTTCAGGCAACTACCTCTTCATGGATATCCATCACCTCATCTACGACGGCAGCGCGAACAAGGTCCTGGCAAGGGACCTGGGCGACGCGTACAAGGGCAAGCCCCTCGAGAAAGAGAAATTCACCATGCAGGACGAGGTGGCCTATGAGGACTCCAAGACCGATGGGGAGAAGGCCGAGGCGAAGAAGTTCTACGCCTCGTTCCTGGACGGCATCGAGACCGATTCGCTCCCTCCGAGGGACGTCTATTCCGACACCCCCTCCCAGGGAAGGATCGTGCAGCCCTTCCACATTGACGAGGAGAGGTTCCGTGCACTCCGCAAGGAAGTCGGCACCAACCGTACTGCATTCTTTATCACCGTCATGGGCGTCCTGACGGCCAGGATGGCCGGGAAGGACAACTCGTTCATCACATCGGTCCACAACGGCAGGAGACCTGAGAACGAGGACACCATCAACATGTTCGTGAGGACCATCCCGGTCTACACCGACATCTCCAAGGGATCCATCCGCGACATCATCTCCACGACATATCAGCGCCTGGAGGGCACATACAGGAACGATTCGATGTCCTACATCGAGCTGGCTCAGGAGTTCGGCCTGAACGCCGACATCACCATGGCCTACCAGAAGGATGTCTCGAAGCTCAAGTTCGTGGAGGGCTACGACGGCAACGTCGAGCGCATCTACAATAAGAAATACGTCTCCGGCGCAGCGATGACATTCGAGGTCGTCGACGCCGACTCCAAGACAGGCGACTACGTCATCGACCTGTCCTACCGCGCGGACATGTACACCGAAGGGATGATGAAGGCCCTGCTCCGCGCATACATCAAGCTTGCCCAGGAGCTGCTAGTCAAGGAACGTCTGGACGAGATCGATCTGATGGATGATGAATCCGCCGAGATCATCGACGGGTTCAACCAGACAGATGTCGATCAGGACCTCACCGTCACGCCTTACGATATGATCCGCAAATGGATGAAGGAGACTCCCGACTCCGTAGCATCAGTGTTCAAGGAAGAGCAGATTACCTACGGCCAGATGGATTCCGTCACATCCGCGATAGCCGCCTGCATCCATTCCAAAGGCATCGGAAGGGAGGACTTCGTCTCCATTTTGATCCCCAGAGGACAGCTCATGGTAACCGCTTCCATCGGAGTTCTCAGGGCGGGAGCCGCCTACCAGCCCCTGGACCCGTCCTATCCGAAGGAGAGGCTCAACTTCATGGTCAAGGACTCCGGAGCGAAGCTCCTCATAGCCGACAGGTCCCTGAGGGACATCCTGGATGAGTACAACGGAGACGTCCTGTTCACCGACGAGATCCCATCTCTGAAACCATCGGATGAGGAATACGAGCACAAACCCCAGGATCCGTTCACCATACTCTACACCTCGGGTACAACCGGAACACCCAAAGGATGCATCCTGGAGAACAGGAACCTCACATCCTTCCTTAACCATCACCAGAGGCATTTCCAGATAGATGAGAACAGCCGTGCGATCACATACGCCAGCTACGGTTTCGACGCATCGATGATGGACATCTTCACCACGCTCTGCTTTGATGCACACCTCTACATCATACCAGAGGAGATGCGCCTGGACATCATGGCGATGGACCGTTATTTCACGGAGAATCAGATCACGCATGCTTTCATGACCACACAGGTGGGAAGGCAGTTCGTAACCATGACGGAATGCAAGACGCTGAAGCACTTCTCCCTCGGAGGGGAGAAGCTGGTCCCCGTCAACCCGCCGGAGTGGCTGGACTTCGTGAACCTCTACGGTCCCACAGAGACCACTGTATACGTCACATACCAGCAGGTCAAGGACGACAATCCGCTGTGCCCCATCGGAAGGCCCAACGACAACATCAAGGCGTACATCATGGACAAGAACGGACGCCAGCTTCCAGTTGGAATCCCCGGTGAGCTGGTCGTCGCCGGACCGCAGGTCACTAGAGGATATCTTAACAGGCCCGACAAGACCTCCGAGGTCTTCATAGTCAATCCGTTCTGCAGCGAGCAGAAGTACCGCCGCGCATACCGCACCGGGGACATCGTCAGATGGCTGCCGGACGGAGCTATCGAGTACATCGGCAGGAACGACGGACAGGTCAAGGTAAGGGGATTCAGGATCGAACTGACCGAAGTGGAGAAGGTCATCCGCGAGTTCCCCGGAATCAAGGATGCGACGGTGGCAGCATTCGATGCACCTTCCGGTGGAAAGTTCATCGCAGCATACGTCGTATCAGATTCCAAGATCGACGTGAACGAGCTCAACTCGTTCATCGCCGAGAGGAAGCCGCCGTACATGGTACCGGCGGTCACCATGCAGATCGATGCTATCCCGCTAAACGTCAACAGCAAGGTGGACAAGCGCAAGCTTCCGAAACCGGAGATCCAGGCCGAGGACCTGACTCCGCCCGAGAATGATGTCCAGCAGAAGATATTCGACATCGTCAAAGGAGTGATCGGCACAGACGCATTCGGAGTGGACACGGACCTGTACGCAGCAGGACTGACTTCAATCACCACCATCCAACTGAACGTCCTCCTGTTCAAGGAGTTCGGTGTGGACATGCAGATCAAGGGCCTGAAGGAGAACTCCACCGTAAGGAAGCTGGAGAAGCTCATCGGATCCAGGTCGCCCTCGAAGACCTATGAGCAGAAGGACAGCTATGCACTGTCCAAGACGCAGGAGGGAATATTCGCCGAGTGCATCGCCAACCCCGGCAGCACCGTTTACAACATCCCTCTCCTGTTCAAGATCTCCAAGGATCTGGATGTCGAGAAGCTGAGGGAATCTTTGGTCAAGGCGGTGAACGCCCACAGCTTCATCCGCACCAGGATCTTCCTGGACTCCTCAGGCGATGTCCAGCAGAGTAGGGAGGACAAGGAGGACTACGGTGTAGCGGATATCCCTGTCGAGAAAGTCGATGACCTGGAGAAGGCCAAATCCAATCTGTGCAAGCCGTACAATATCATCGGCGACAGGCTGTTCAGGCTCAGGATTCTGGAGACGCAGTCGGAGAGGTACCTGTACATCGACATGCATCACATCATCTCCGACGGAACGTCGATGAACAACTTCCTGGACTCCGTGTCCCGCGCATACGCCGGAGAGGAGCTGGAGAAGGAGAAGTTCAGCGGATTCGAGGTAGTGATGTCCGAGAACGAGGCACGCACGCCCGAGGCGCTGGACAAGGCCAAGACATATTACGATAACCTCCTGGGAGGATGCGAGACCGACATCCTTCCCAGGACAGACCTCTACAGCAAGGACAAGGGATTGGGTTCCGTCGTCACCGACGGAGCGTCTACTGATGAGATTCAGAAGTACTGCAGCGAGAAGGGAGTCACCGTCAACGGAATGATGTGCTCCGTGTTCGGATTCGTGCTCTCCAAGTTCTGCGGAACCGAGGATCCCGTCTTCGCCACGGTATACAACGGAAGGGACGATTCACGTACCGCGGAGACCGTTGCCATGATGGTGAAGACCATGCCTGTGGTCTGCCATGTCAAGGGCAAGACCCAGGATTATGTCCGCGGCATCTCCCAGCAGCTCATGGACAGCATGTCGAACAGCGTGATGTCCTTCGCCGAGATCAACAAGGAGTTCGGTGTGAAATCCGATATGCTGTTCGTCTACCAGGGAGCGATGTTCGGATTCGAGACCATCTGCGGAGCACCCGCGGAGCAGATCCGCCTCTCGTCGGACCTGGTGAAGAGCCCGATCACATTCATGCTCTCCGAGGTCAAAGGCAAGCTGCACTACGAGTGCGAGTACGATAAGGCACTCTACAGCCACGGATTCGTCGAGAGTCTGGTGGACGCATTCGACACCGCTGTGGAAGGATTCCTGAAGAGGGACGAGCTGGCCGATGTCACCGTTCTGAGCGACAGGGCAGCAAAGGTCCTCGAGGGATTCGACCAGACCGGAGCGGAGCAGGATCTGGAAGTGCCCCCGTACATGATGATCGAGAAGTGGATGAAGGAGACTCCGGATTCCATCGCGGTCGCATACAAGGACGTCAGGATGACCTACAAGCAGCTCGATGAGATCTCGAGGAAGATCTGCGTCCTGCTGGAGTCCAAGGGCATAGGCAAGGAGGACTTCGTATCCGTCCTGGTCCCGAGGAGCGAGTGGATCGCACTCGCGACGGTAGGAATCATCAGGTCCGGAGCGGCATACCAGCCTCTGGACCCCTCCTATCCGAAGGAGAGGCTCAACTTCATGGTCAAGGATTCCGGTGCCAAGCTGGTCATCGTCGACCGCAAGCTCAGGGAAATCATCGACGAGTATCAGGGCGACGTCCTGTTCACGGACGAGATAGCCGACCTTCCGGACGGAACCCCTAAGGGAACCGTCTGCGGTCCGCTGGACGCCTTCACCATACTCTACACCTCTGGTACCACCGGAACCCCCAAGGGATGCATCCTGGAGAACGGCAACGTGAAGTCCATCATCAACCACTACACCAGGAACCTGGAGGGCAGCAACAAGATGCGCACGGCATCCTACGCCAGCTACGGTTTCGATGCGAACATGATGGACATCTTCACCTCGCTGTGCAACGGTGGGGAGCTGCATATAATCCCTGAGGACATGCGCCTCGACCTGCCCGAGGTGGACCGCTACTTCGTAGACAACGGCATCACCCACGGATTCATGACCACCCAGGTGGGAAGGCAGTTCGTCACCATGACCAAATGCAAGACGCTGAAGCATTTCCTGGTCGGCGGAGAGAAACTTGTCCCCGTGAACCCCGTCCCGTGGGTGGATTTCGTCAACATCTACGGTCCTACGGAGACATCGGTCTACGTTACAAGCCACCGCGTCAAGGACGACAATCCGCTGTGCCCGATCGGAAGGCCCACGGACAACACCAAGGCCTACGTCGTGGACCGCAACGGACATCTCCTTCCCGTAGGCGCCCTCGGAGAGCTTTATGTGGCCGGACCGCAGGTGTCCAGAGGATACCTGAACAGGCCGGACAAGACCTCCGAGGTCTTCATCAAGAACCCGTTCACCAACGATCCGTACTACTCGCGTGCATACCGCACCGGGGACATCGTCAGATGGCTCACCGACGGTACGATCGAGTGCATCGGAAGGAACGACGGCCAGGTCAAGGTCAGAGGCTTCAGGGTCGAACTTACAGAAGTGGAGAAGGTCATCCGCGAGTTCCCCGGAATCAGGGATGCCACGGTAGCTGCCTTCGATTCTCCGGCCGGCGGAAAGTACATCGCGGCCTATGTCGTATCAGACAGCAAGGTCGATGTGGAAGCTCTCAACAGGTTCATCGGGGAGAGGAAGCCGCCTTACATGGTGCCTGCCGCCACGATGCAGCTGGACAGGATACCGCTGAACGTCAACAGCAAGGTGGACAAGCGCAAGCTGCCCGAACCCACACTTGATTCATCCAGGATGGAGGGCAGGATGCCCAAGAGCGAGGCGGAGAAGAAGCTGTGCGAGATCTTCGCCACCGTCCTAGGGCTGGAGAAGGTGTATGCGGACGACGACTTCTTCGCGATCGGAGGAACATCGATCTCCGCATCCAAGCTCGTGCTGAACTGCATGAATGCAGGCTTCCCGCTGGTCTACAAGAACATATTCGACAACCCCACGCCCGAGCAGCTGGCCAGGTTCATCACCAAGCAGGAGCCCGCAGCCGGAGGCGAGGAACCGAAGGAAGAGGTCGTCGCAGACGAAGGGCCTCTGTCAGCCAACGTCGCTGACAGGCTGGACGAGATCAGCTCTCACAGCCCCAAGAAGATCATGCTCACCGGATGCACCGGATACCTCGGATCGCACGTGCTCTACGAGCTGCTCAGGAGGAACGTCAAGGAGGTGTTCTGTCTTGTGAGGAGCGGAAAGGGACAGACATCCGAGGAGAGGCTCAAGTCGATGTTCATGTACTACTTCGGAGGAATGTTCAACGAGAGCGTCCTCGAGAAGGTCAAGGTCCTGGATTGCGACATCACCGACAAGGACCTCTACGACAAGGTGAAGGACCTGGACTTCGACACGATCATCAACTGCGCCGCGATAGTGAAGCACTTCGCAGCTGACGACTCCATAGACAGGGTCAACGTTGGAGGTGTCGTGAACCTGATAGACGTCGCCAAGAGGAAGAACGCGATGCTCGTCCAGATCTCAACCGAGAGCGTTGCCGGTGAATCCGTCAACGGCAGCGTCCCCATCGACAAGAAGATGAAGGAGAACGAGCTGTTCTTCGGGCAGAACCTGGAGAACAAGTACGCCCACTCCAAGTTCATGGCGGAGAAGGCGATGATCGACGCCATACCCTCCGGCCTCAGGGCGAAGATCATCCGTGTCGGAAACCTGATGAGCCGTGACAGCGACGGTGAATTCCAGATCAACTTCGACACCAACGCCTTCATGAAGCAGATGAGGTCCTATGTCAAGCTCGGATTCTTCTCCGTCACCGATATGGACATCGAGGTGGAGTTCTCACCCATAGACATGGTTGCCAAGGCCGTGGTCATCCTCGCAGGGACCCCCGACCAGTTCACCGTGTTCCATGTGAACAACTGCCATAAGGTCCACATGGCCAACGTGCTGAAGGTCATGAGGGACAACGACATGCCCGTGGAGGTCGTTTCCAAGAAGGTCTTCGACCAGAGGTTCATGGAAGCGCTGAAGGACGAGTCCAAGGGAGAGTACGTCTCCGGACTGATCAGCTATCTCGGAAACGCCGGTGAATCCAGGAGGTTCATCGCTGCCGACGAGATATACTCCATCAAGGCCCTTTACAGACTGGGCTTCTCCTGGCCGATCATCTCCGAGCAGTACATCGACAGAGCGTT
- a CDS encoding DMT family transporter: MSFKPSPFAMVLLAAILAGLLNMFSKDLLNAGLGPMEICACREGVTAIVFALILLAIDRSAFKVRIRDLWIFALFGAFNVISNVCVFTAQETLPLEVAAVLEMTSPYFMLVFAYFLFGDKVTRRKVLAVVMAFVGCVFIIGLVNGVDNIDILGVAIGLLSGMTLAAFTIGGKVIGERGYSENSAMFYFFLFSAILVAPLADFNTIWTVASSDWILLACIIVMGILCTLALNYLVIYSIRRMDPATVSIVITSSLIVSTLCGVLVFGDEFHWTDVIGIILVMAAIILLDPPESLVKRFKGKSYDS; this comes from the coding sequence GTGAGCTTCAAGCCGTCACCCTTCGCAATGGTACTTCTGGCCGCGATCCTCGCAGGTCTCCTCAACATGTTCTCCAAGGATCTGCTCAATGCAGGATTGGGTCCGATGGAGATCTGTGCCTGCCGCGAGGGAGTGACCGCCATAGTGTTCGCACTGATCCTTCTGGCCATCGACCGTTCAGCCTTCAAGGTCAGGATACGCGACCTTTGGATATTCGCCCTGTTCGGAGCGTTCAACGTCATCAGCAACGTGTGCGTGTTCACCGCTCAGGAGACGCTGCCTCTGGAAGTGGCGGCGGTGCTAGAGATGACCAGCCCATACTTCATGCTGGTCTTTGCATACTTCCTCTTCGGGGACAAGGTCACCAGAAGGAAGGTCCTCGCCGTTGTGATGGCCTTCGTCGGCTGCGTGTTCATCATCGGATTGGTCAATGGTGTCGACAATATCGACATACTCGGAGTCGCGATAGGGCTGCTCTCAGGAATGACCCTGGCGGCCTTCACCATAGGCGGAAAGGTCATCGGGGAGAGAGGGTATTCGGAGAACAGCGCCATGTTCTATTTCTTCCTGTTCAGCGCGATCCTGGTCGCGCCGTTGGCGGATTTCAACACGATCTGGACCGTGGCTAGTTCCGACTGGATCCTCTTGGCATGCATCATCGTCATGGGAATACTGTGTACACTGGCGCTCAACTATCTGGTCATCTATTCGATCCGCCGTATGGACCCGGCCACAGTCTCCATCGTGATCACCTCGAGCCTGATAGTGTCCACGTTATGCGGAGTATTGGTGTTCGGAGACGAGTTCCATTGGACCGATGTGATCGGTATAATACTCGTCATGGCCGCCATAATCCTATTGGACCCGCCTGAATCTCTTGTGAAGAGATTCAAGGGAAAGAGTTACGATTCATGA
- a CDS encoding 4'-phosphopantetheinyl transferase superfamily protein has translation MPRTVVTYYSDTDLLLHPDVYGRAYSVLPEYRREKADSFVFAKDKALSAGAWLLLRRALDGLGEDPDSVRIGYRKNGKPIMEGSDIQFNLSHSEHRVMCSVSDIDLGCDVEHIQPIDMDIARRYFFGSEYGTISSADDRDGMFYRFWTLKESFMKATGLGFELPLDSFCIHLGEDISVDQTVDGNVYHFKEYDMNDGYRYAVCSLAEDFSPKMEYVDLAKYS, from the coding sequence ATGCCCCGGACAGTCGTCACATACTATTCGGATACCGACCTCCTTCTTCATCCAGACGTCTACGGCAGGGCATACTCCGTCCTTCCGGAATACCGCAGGGAGAAGGCGGATTCCTTCGTCTTCGCCAAGGACAAGGCGCTGTCCGCAGGCGCATGGCTGCTGCTCCGCAGGGCCCTGGATGGCCTGGGAGAGGATCCCGACAGTGTCCGCATAGGATACCGGAAGAACGGCAAGCCTATAATGGAAGGCTCGGACATCCAATTCAATCTCTCACATTCCGAGCATCGCGTGATGTGCTCTGTATCCGATATCGACCTGGGATGCGACGTCGAGCACATACAACCCATCGATATGGACATCGCCAGGAGGTACTTCTTCGGTTCCGAGTACGGAACGATCTCCTCCGCTGATGACAGGGACGGCATGTTCTATCGTTTCTGGACCCTCAAGGAGAGCTTCATGAAGGCCACCGGCCTGGGATTCGAGCTCCCTCTGGATTCATTCTGCATCCACTTGGGTGAGGATATATCCGTGGACCAAACCGTCGACGGCAACGTCTATCATTTCAAGGAATACGACATGAACGACGGCTACAGATACGCCGTCTGCTCCCTGGCGGAGGACTTCTCTCCGAAGATGGAGTATGTAGACCTCGCTAAATACTCGTAA
- a CDS encoding ATP-binding protein, whose product MDFTAVRNYSFNDQCISNGLLNKVILLGKNGSGKTNLGLAIFDIVVTLTDNVVYNRQIDPGSYLNGDSTKKYATFEYEFQDGDRTIRYIYRKTDPRTISYEELEVNGKLIFLRDGDKSDYKGLSKINADNLRMDMDNGALSVVRYINANTVQNKESPISFIMDFVSHMLYFKSDIEGNGFIGYGKTGEFIYDYIINNGLTEDFKRMLKEYAEVEADLGVVKMPGTPGVFVQKFRNRQLTFESISSTGTRVFALFYYWYKHFGDVRFVYMDEFDAYYHYEMSERIVRMVSQMEGFQTVFTTHNISLLRNSLLRPDCCLTIDNGRIRSFSDSTGRELREGHNLEKMYRNGEFDD is encoded by the coding sequence ATGGATTTCACAGCCGTGCGCAATTATTCGTTCAATGATCAATGCATAAGCAACGGTCTTCTTAACAAGGTCATACTACTCGGAAAGAACGGTTCCGGGAAGACGAACCTCGGCCTTGCAATCTTCGACATTGTCGTAACGCTGACGGACAACGTGGTATACAACAGGCAAATCGATCCTGGATCCTATTTGAACGGGGATTCCACCAAGAAGTATGCCACATTCGAATACGAATTCCAAGATGGAGACCGTACGATAAGATACATTTATCGCAAGACCGATCCGAGGACGATATCCTATGAGGAACTGGAGGTCAATGGGAAGCTCATATTCCTGCGTGACGGCGACAAGAGCGATTACAAGGGCCTTTCCAAGATCAACGCCGACAATCTCCGTATGGACATGGACAACGGTGCACTCTCGGTCGTCCGTTACATAAATGCGAACACTGTTCAGAACAAAGAATCTCCGATATCATTCATCATGGATTTTGTCTCACATATGCTGTATTTCAAATCCGACATAGAAGGAAACGGATTCATCGGTTATGGCAAGACCGGTGAGTTCATCTATGATTACATAATCAACAACGGGCTCACCGAGGATTTCAAGAGAATGTTGAAGGAATATGCTGAGGTCGAGGCTGATCTGGGTGTGGTGAAGATGCCGGGAACGCCAGGAGTCTTCGTCCAGAAGTTCAGGAACAGACAGCTTACATTCGAGTCAATATCGTCCACAGGAACGAGGGTATTCGCCCTTTTCTATTATTGGTACAAGCATTTCGGAGATGTCAGATTTGTATACATGGATGAATTCGATGCATACTATCATTACGAGATGTCTGAGAGGATAGTGAGGATGGTCTCACAGATGGAAGGTTTCCAGACGGTGTTTACGACTCACAACATATCCCTTCTTAGGAATTCCCTTTTGAGGCCTGACTGCTGCCTGACCATCGATAACGGGCGTATCCGTTCATTCTCCGATTCCACTGGAAGGGAGCTCCGCGAGGGTCACAATCTGGAAAAGATGTACCGCAACGGTGAGTTCGATGACTAA